From the genome of Malus domestica chromosome 04, GDT2T_hap1, one region includes:
- the LOC103435446 gene encoding vesicle transport protein GOT1-like, which translates to MVSFEMNDRKKIGLGLTGFGIFFTCLGMAFFFDKGLLAMGNILFLSGVTLTIGFKPTMQFFMKRQNYKGTISFGVGFFFVIIGWPIIGMILEAYGFIVLFSGFWPTLAVFIQKIPVLGWLFQQPYVRSVFDRYRGRRVPV; encoded by the exons ATGGTTTCCTTCGAGATGAATGATAGAAAAA AGATTGGACTAGGATTGACTGGATTCGGTATATTTTTCACGTGCCTGGGAATGGCTTTCTTCTTTGACAAGGGATTGCTTGCAATGGGAAAT ATCCTCTTCTTGTCAGGGGTGACTTTAACCATTGGATTTAAGCCCACGATGCAATTCTTCATGAAACGTCAAAATTATAAG GGAACAATTTCTTTTGGTGTTGGCTTCTTCTTTGTGATCATAGGGTGGCCTATTATTGGCATGATTTTGGAGGCATATGGGTTCATCGTACTCTTCAG CGGCTTCTGGCCAACACTGGCAGTTTTTATTCAGAAGATTCCAGTTCTTGGCTGGCTGTTTCAACAGCCATATGTTAGATCG GTCTTTGACCGATATCGTGGCCGACGGGTGCCTGTGTAA